The Puntigrus tetrazona isolate hp1 chromosome 3, ASM1883169v1, whole genome shotgun sequence genome contains a region encoding:
- the LOC122341577 gene encoding E3 ubiquitin-protein ligase TRIM35-like, producing the protein MFFYAVRKAKVNVKIAGAQTEKMHSFAEADFSCPVCKEIFEDRDVLTCGHSVCKECLQQFWRRKESQECPVCMNPAGHDPIHNLALKNLCDLLLKERNERRSSGSEEICGVHREKLKLFCLEDKQPVCLVCRDSQKHLSHTFRPIGEAVSSYKEKLNTALKSLQEQPEHSVKIKREFEKTIQHIKSQADHTESQIKQQFEKLHRFLRDEEEATISALREEEEQKKKMMKEKLEEINRHISALSDTIKDTEEMMKDNDVCFLKKFPVSMERVQISSQPDPQIPSGALIHVPRYLGNLSFRVWKKMQDIVQNTPVVLDPNTENQWLVVSDDLTSVRNSRNKQPLPNNPERFDYYPCVLGSEGFNSGTHSWDVEVKESLRWSLGITTASNQRKGCDFFSADVWSVRSDQYGLSETFSFPVKQDVERVRVYLDYDKGTVSFSDPVTNTHLHTFTTTFTDTVFPFFWISAFSSLRILQSN; encoded by the exons ATGTTTTTCTACGCCGTTCGAAAAGCGAAAGTTAATGTCAAGATCGCTGGAGCTCAAACAGAGAAAATGCATTCGTTCGCCGAAGCTGATTTTTCTTGTCCCGTGTGTAAGGAAATCTTCGAGGATCGCGATGTTTTGACATGTGGACACAGTGTCTGCAAAGAGTGCCTTCAACAGTTCTGGAGAAGGAAGGAATCTCAGGAGTGTCCCGTCTGCATGAACCCAGCGGGTCATGATCCTATACATAACCTTGCGTTAAAAAACTTGTGTGATCTGCTCCTGAAGGAGAGAAACGAGAGGCGTTCGTCGGGATCTGAGGAGATCTGTGGTGTACACCGAGAGAAACTCAAGCTCTTCTGTCTGGAGGACAAACAGCCGGTGTGTTTAGTGTGTAGAGATTCACAGAAACACCTCAGTCACACATTCAGACCCATCGGGGAAGCCGTTTCATCGTATAAG GAGAAGCTCAATACAGCACTGAAGTCCTTACAAGAGCAACCTGAGCACAGCGTGAAAATTAAAAGAGAGTTCGAGAAAACAATTCAACACATAAAG TCTCAAGCTGATCACACAGAGAGTCAGATTAAACAGCAGTTTGAGAAGCTTCATCGGTTTCTCAGAGATGAAGAAGAAGCTACAATCAGTGCActgagggaggaagaggagcagaagaagaagatgatgaaggaGAAGCTGGAGGAGATCAACAGACACATCTCAGCTCTTTCAGACACAATCAAAGACACAGAGGAGATGATGAAAGACAACGATGTCTGCTTTCTGAAG aagTTTCCGGTCTCGATGGAAAG AGTCCAGATCTCATCACAGCCGGATCCACAGATACCTTCTGGAGCTTTGATTCATGTTCCACGATACTTGGGCAACCTGTCCTTCAGAGTCTGGAAGAAGATGCAGGACATCGTCCAGAACA CTCCTGTGGTTCTGGACCCAAACACTGAAAATCAGTGGCTCGTCGTGTCTGATGATCTGACCAGCGTGAGAAACAGTAGGAACAAACAACCTCTTCCTAATAATCCAGAAAGATTTGATTATTATCCATGTGTGCTGGGTTCAGAGGGTTTTAACTCAGGGACACACAGCTGGGACGTGGAGGTTAAGGAGAGTTTAAGGTGGAGTCTTGGAATAACTACAGCATCGAACCAGAGAAAGGGATGCGATTTCTTCAGTGCTGATGTCTGGAGTGTACGGTCTGATCAGTATGGACTGTCAGAAACGTTTAGTTTTCCTGTTAAACAGGACGTTGAAAGGGTGAGAGTGTATCTGGACTACGACAAAGGAACGGTATCATTCTCTGATCCGGTGACtaacacacatctacacacattcacaaccaCCTTCACAGACACAGTCTTTCCGTTCTTCTGGATTTCTGCATTTTCCTCTCTGCGAATCTTACAGTCTAATTAG
- the LOC122341579 gene encoding nuclear factor 7, brain-like: MASLNVSAEELSCPVCCEIFKDPVVLSCSHSFCKECLQRFWRTKETQECPVCRRRSSKEQPPLNLALKNLCESFLKQRNGSSGSEEICGVHREKLKLFCLEDEQPVCLVCRDSQKHISHTFRPIGEAVSSYKEELKTALTSLQQKITCGGKIKEEFEKTTEHIKSQADHTESQIKQQFEKLHRFLRDEEEATITALREEEEQKKKMMKEKLEEINRHISALSNTIKDMEEMMKDNDVCFLKKFPVSMERVQISSQPDPQIPSGALIHVPRYLGNLSFRVWKKMQDIVQNTPVILDPNTAYPHLVLSEDLTSVRWADKKTVPNNPERFNDYPCVLGSEGFNSGTHSWDVEVKESLCWSLGITTASNQRKGHDFFNNNDVWSVQYDQYGLYERSSFSVKQKLKRVRVCLDYDGGTVSFSDPVTNTHLHTFTTSFTDTIFPFFHSLSPLRILPYSSQ, encoded by the exons ATGGCTTCATTAAATGTTTCTGCAGAAGAACTTTCTTGTCCCGTGTGCTGTGAAATCTTCAAGGATCCTGTTGTTTTATCGTGTAGTCACAGTTTCTGCAAGGAGTGTCTTCAACGGTTCTGGAGAACCAAGGAAACTCAGGAGTGTCCCGTCTGCAGGAGAAGATCCTCGAAAGAACAGCCGCCTCTTAATCTCGCATTAAAAAACTTGTGCGAGTCGTTCCTGAAGCAAAGAAACGGTTCGTCGGGATCTGAGGAGATCTGTGGTGTACACCGAGAGAAACTCAAGCTCTTCTGTCTGGAGGACGAACAGCCGGTGTGTTTAGTGTGTAGAGATTCACAGAAACACATCAGTCACACATTCAGACCCATCGGGGAAGCCGTTTCATCGTATAAG GAGGAGCTCAAAACGGCACTGACATCCttacaacaaaaaattacatgTGGAGGGAAAATAAAAGAAGAGTTTGAGAAAACAACTGAACACATCAAG TCTCAAGCTGATCACACAGAGAGTCAGATTAAACAGCAGTTTGAGAAGCTTCATCGGTTTCTCAGAGATGAAGAAGAAGCTACAATCACTGCActgagggaggaagaggagcagaagaagaagatgatgaaggaGAAGCTGGAGGAGATCAACAGACACATCTCAGCTCTTTCAAACACAATCAAAGACATGGAGGAGATGATGAAAGACAATGACGTCTGCTTTCTGAAG aagTTTCCGGTCTCGATGGAAAG AGTCCAGATCTCCTCACAGCCGGATCCACAGATACCTTCTGGAGCTTTGATTCATGTGCCACGATACTTGGGCAACCTGTCCTTCAGAGTCTGGAAGAAGATGCAGGACATCGTCCAGAACA CTCCTGTAATTCTGGACCCAAACACGGCTTATCCACATCTCGTCCTGTCTGAAGATCTGACCAGCGTGAGATGGgctgacaaaaaaacagttcCTAATAATCCAGAGAGATTTAATGATTATCCATGTGTTTTGGGTTCAGAGGGTTTTAACTCAGGGACACACAGCTGGGACGTGGAGGTCAAAGAGAGTTTATGCTGGAGTCTTGGAATAACTACAGCATCGAACCAGAGAAAAGGGCAtgatttctttaataataatgatgtctGGAGTGTGCAGTATGATCAGTATGGACTGTATGAACGCTCTAGTTTTTCTGTTAAACAGAAGCTTaagcgtgtgagagtgtgtctggaCTATGACGGAGGAACAGTGTCTTTCTCTGATCCTGTAACtaacacacatctacacacattcacaaccTCCTTCACCGACACCATCTTCCCGTTCTTTCATAGTCTTTCCCCTCTGAGGATCTTACCGTATAGTAGTCAGTAA